A region from the Mercenaria mercenaria strain notata chromosome 7, MADL_Memer_1, whole genome shotgun sequence genome encodes:
- the LOC128558210 gene encoding uncharacterized protein LOC128558210, translated as MALGGDESRTAASVVRRKENQCRPLTAHQAIVLPGKRRTETSIGENASVNTSRLQDTVDTTSYWPPGPYAIPMSRYGCPESSIHGWQDSYLILTWQDPQDGYVHISPQSDAMPFETIVSTTNESFYHLSDRHIFGPAKPFTFKMNFCFKYRSNTSLDVGVWPDGNYSIYSAKAACPQGFEIYTSNISIPNTSKWTSEGYSPDFQILNNDTEEQKTHNS; from the exons ATGGCTTTGGGTGGGGATGAGAGCAGGACTGCAGCCTCAGTAGTGCGGCGAAAAGAGAACCAGTGCAGACCCCTGACGGCCCACCAGGCAATTGTCTTACCTGGCAAGCGAAG GACTGAAACATCAATTGGTGAGAATGCTAGTGTAAATACATCGAGATTGCAAG ATACGGTAGATACGACCAGTTACTGGCCGCCAGGTCCTTACGCAATACCAATGTCACGGTATGGTTGCCCTGAATCGTCTATACATGGATGGCAAGACAGTTATCTCATACTTACATGGCAGGATCCACAAGATGGATATGTACACATCAGTCCACAGTCAGATGCAATGCCCTTTGAAACCATAGTCAGTACTACGAATGAATCATTTTACCATTTGTCTGACAGACATATATTCGGGCCAGCGAAaccatttacatttaaaatgaacTTTTGCTTCAAGTATAGGAGCAATACTTCACTAGATGTTGGGGTATGGCCTGACGGGAATTATAGTATTTATTCAGCAAAGGCTGCGTGTCCACAAG GATTTGAGATATATACGTCAAATATTTCTATTCCAAATACTTCCAAATGGACATCTGAGGGATATTCACCTGACTTccaaatattaaacaatgataCGGAAG agcaaaagactcataactCATGA